The genomic window CGCTTCTGTGCGCTCGATGACGGTGTAGCCCTTACTCGAATCAAGTCGTTGGTTATCTAGCATAAAAAGAAATCCTGAGATTTGTCGAAGATGACAACAGTGTACTCAGGAGCGCGTCAAAGAGGAGACAAGAAAGAGGGTGAACAGGTCAAGAAAAGGTCAAGCAGGAGCCTCTCGAAGCAATACTCTTCACTTGCCAGCTATGCCAGGCGGGCCAGCGCGCTGTCCTCGACCGCGCCATAGACCGCATCGATGGCCCTTTGAACCTCAATCGTACGCGCCAGCGCGGTGACGATGCGACAGTAGGTGCGCACCTCGGCCAGCGAGAGCTGGCGCTCGGCCCGATCCTTCAGCCACTTGTGGCACACCTGGTAGCCGCCCACCTGGTATTGCCACACCTCCGGCGGCACGGGCGCGAAGTGCTGCCCCGCATTGATGGCGACGCGGCCCGCGTCCGGGTCGTAGTGGAGACCCTTGCCCTTGGCCACGCGGCCATCGCCCGCGCCCTCGAAGCGGGCCAGCGGCGGATCCAGCTCTGGCGACCGCAGCAGATGCAATTCGACCAGGCGTCCGCCCAATGCGGCCAGCGCATCGAAAAGCTCCCGGTCGGCCGTCAGGGGGATGCGTGGGAAGTCCAGGCGCAGGAAGCCGGCGTACCTGGCGCGGTAGGTCGGCGCGTAGAGCACCGCGTAGACGTAATGGAAGATCGCTTCGGGCGTTGGGCCGCGGCCATGCGCGGCGGCCAGCGCCGCGACGATCTGAGGATTCAGGTTGGGATGCCGTTCCACCGTCTCCAGGTGCGAGAAGAGATCGCGGCGGTCGGCGGCGGAGTAGAGGTAGAGGGGGAAGATGTAACCACGTTCACGGGTGCGGTTGGATACCGCACAATTGTCGGTGGCAATCTGGCTCACCATCGCGTGACACCAGGGCAAGCTCGCTAGTTGTCGGCATGTCACTAATGCAACGTTCTCCTGCGCCAATATGTGACGCATAATGTCAGCACGCGGTCGACAGATGAACCCCCCCGAACGTCCAGTGTAGTAGGTGTAACGGATGTCAAAGGGCCTGTAAAGCAGAGGTAGAACCTTTTCGCGGGTAGGACCTGAATCAAGTAAGTCCTTCTGCGCTAATGCTACTTTCCAATCAGATGTGTCATCACCCAGCCTGAAAGCAGATCGAGATAGTTCGGGGGCCAGTTGAACGAACGTCGTGACAGCCCGCCAGATCTCTTGCTGATCCCAATGAATAGTGAGATGATCTCGCGCCGTGTATAGTCCGACGTTTTTGATGGGAAACAAATCCGTAATCGACGTAAAGGCATTATAGGGTGCTAACCCAGTCTCATCTCGTGGCGTGAGGAGGTAGAATGGCGAAACGCTTGTGATCTGTTGCCAGATCGTGTTGGTGACGTCGTGATCTTCCAGCCAGGTGTATTTTGAGGGTCTCAACCCCCACAAATCTGCATGATGTATGTGCGCTTCACGTTTGCTTTGATCACCGCGCTTGACGAAGAAGACAATGGCGACCCCCTGGCGGATGTCGAAGACGTTCTCGTCCACGCCACCGCCGGGCGCGCGCTCGCGTTTGAGCACATTGCCGTGCAGATCCAACACGTAGATCTCATCGAAAGTGCGCAGCAGGCTTTGCCGCATCCCGCGGAAGGTTGGGTTGTCCAGGTAGCCGTGGTTGGTGATCATGCCGACGACCCCGCGACCGGCCTGCTCGACCTTCCACTGGGCAAAGCGCAGGAACTTGACGTAGTCATCTTGCAGACCCCTGGGGTTTTTCTCGCCCAACGGCTGACCATCCACCTGCTTGTAGGCATTGATTTGATCCGTAATCCATGCACTTCGATTGGGCGAAGCATAGGAGTAGGGCGGGTTGCCCAGGATCACCAGGACGGGCGTCTGCCGTTTGACCTGGCCGGCCAGTCGCGATTCTTCGGCCAGCGCGGAGAAGCCCGGCAGCCGGCTCTGCGCCAGTTCCGCCATGTCCAGAGTGTTGGTCAGGTAGAAGCGTACGCGCTCGTCGTCGGCCAGGCGGTGGCCCAGCTCCTCCAGGAAGAAGCTCATCTTCAGGTGGCCCACCGCGTAGGGCGCCATCATCAATTCGAAGGCGTAGAAGTCGCGCAGCACGTGGTTGCGGATGAACATCTCGCGTGCGCCCGCGCCATACTTGCCCTCGAACTCCCGCACCGCCTCTTGCGCTGCGCGGGCCACAAAGGTCATCGTGCCCGCTGCCGGGTCGAGCAAAGTCACATCGTCGGACGCCAGGCCGTCTGCCTTGCCGAACTCAGTTTTCAGCAGGCTGTGCAGCGAGCGCACGATGTAGGAGACGACCGGCTCCGGCGTGTAGTAGACGCCCTGGCGCTCCCGCTCCGCGGGGTCGTATGCAGCCAGGAAGGTCTCGTAGAAATGGACGATGGGATCGCTCCCCTTGCCGTCCCGGAAGTAGGCGGCCAGGATGCCGGGCGCATCGGCCGCGGCGAGCACTGCGGCAATATCATCCACGATCCACGCCAGTTCAGTCGGCAGGTCGCCCAACGAGATGAAGCGGAACAGGTCGCGCAGCACGCCGATGGTGCGCGGAATGCGGTCGAACGCGGCGCGGCGGCTAAACGGCTCGTGCGATCGCACGCGCGCGGCGAAGAGGCCATAGGTGATCGTCTGGGCGTAGAGGTCGGCGAAATCCTCCGGCGTCAGCCCACCGATGAGGAACTGCTGGAACGCTTCGAAGAAGCCGGTCAGTGGGCCGGGCGCATCCCGCTCTTCGGCCAACTGCCGCGCCACGATATCGCGCAGGAAGCGGGTGCGGCCGGCTAGTTCCACGGCCAGCGACTCTGCCGAGAATGTCCTGGGCAACGAAAAGTCCAGGAAACGGTCGAGTAAACCGGCCAGTGCTCCCGCGTTCTCGGCGGGCGGGACCATGCGCAGTTGGTTGAGCACAACCGGCCGACCCAGCAGCGCCGATTCCACCCGTTGGCCGTCCCGGTAGAGGCGAAACTCCAGGAAGTTGGTCAGGATCAGGTTGGGGAAGGTAGCCCGGTAGCGACAAAGCTGCTCCGACCCTTCGATCAGGTCGAGGTGCTCCTCGGTCGGCTTTTTGGCTTCGATGTAACCGATGATGCGATCAACGCCATTCCAGATACGGAAGTCAGGATTGCCCGCGTCGGTGGGCCGGGGCAATGTGGTGACATGCGTGTCGGTCCGGCCGGCTGCCTGCGCCGCTGCGGTCAAAAGGGCGCTCAAGGCCGGATAGAAGCTCTCCTCCCGCGCGTCCCCGCGGCGGGCGATCTCGGCCAGGGTTTGAAGGTATGGCTTGCAGTTGAGGCGCTGAGGCATGGCGTGGTCCTATCAATGATGTGTGCGGGACATTATAGTGCAGACAGCCTGCAGCCGCCAAAAGCACGACAGCGTCATAGGCTAGCGGACAACCCACGGATGGTGTAACGTGAACCCTTGTGCTACAATTCGTGATAGGTTGACTCAACGAGAATGGAGCTTTGATTCGATGTCTTCGGAGGCAATCCATGACCGGGCATACTCTTCTGAAAGCTGATCCGCTCCCCTGGCTGCTGGCCGAGAATGGGCCGGGCGTGCGCTACCTGGCGCTGCGTGACCTGCTCGATCGGCCGGCCGATGACCCGCAGTTGGCGGAGGCGCGCCGCGCCGCACACCGCGCCGGGCCGATTGCCGCCGTCCTCGCACAGATGGACGCGGCCGGCTTTTGGGCCGAGCCTGGCCCCGGTTACTATCCCAAGTATCGCGGCTCCGTCTGGGCAGTCATCTTGCTGGCGCAGTTGGGCGCTGCGAGCAGTGAAGATGAGCGCATCGGCCGGGCCTGCGCCTACCTGCTGGATCACGCGCTGACGCCCGGCGGTCAGTTCTCGGTCAACGGCGCGCCCTCCGGCACGGCGGATTGCCTGCAGGGCAACCTCTGTTGGGCGCTGCTGGAGCTGGGCTGCGCCGATTCGCGGCTGGAAGCCGCCTTCGACTGGCTGGCGCGCAGCGTCACCGGCGAGGGGATCGCACCGCTGGAGGAAAAGAGTGCGCCGGTCCGCTACTACGCGGGCAAATGCGGTCCGGACTTCGCCTGCGGGTCGAACAACAAGCTGCCGTGCGCCTGGGGCGCGGTCAAGGTGATGCTGGCCCTGGGGCGCTGGCCGGCCGCCAGGCGAACACCCGCCATGGAACGGGCCATCGGCCGCGGGATCGCCTTCCTGCTGGGCACAGACCCCGCCCTGGCCGGATACCCCAATGGCTGGGCCGAGAAGCCCAGCAGCAACTGGTGGAAGTTCGGCTTTCCCGTTTTTTACGTCACCGATCTGCTGCAAAACGTCGAAGCGCTGGTCGCATTGGGTTACGGTCACGACCCGCGCCTGGCCCACGCGTTCGATGTGATCCACTCGAAGCAGGATGCCGCGGGGCGCTGGCCGTTGGAGTACGACTACGCCGGCAAGACCTGGACCGACTTCGGGGCCAAAAAGCAGCCCAACCCGTGGGTCACACTGCGTGCGCTGCGGGCGTCGAAGACGGCGTCGCGGGGGTCAGGTCATCACGCACCGCCTGCTTGAGCGGCAGGCCGATACGATTGATGATCAGCCTGCTGGCCGAAGGGATCACACTGGATCGCCCCGGTCAGGAATCGCTCGTCGTTGTAGACGGGGACGATCACCGACACCTGTTCAGTTGCGCGCCATTTCCCATCCTGCGATGGTGCGCTGAGCCAGGTCGAAGCGCACGCCGATCAGGTAGACCGGCTTGAGGTTGCCCAGGTACGGCTCGGCGTAGCCTTGCCGCCGGATTTGGGCCAGCGCGTCAGCCGGGGTTCCTTCCAGCTTGAACTCGAAGATGAACACCCCTTCGGCCAGCTCGACGATCGCGTCGGCCTGACCCCGACTGGAGCGCACCTCCACGCCGGTTTGCAGCCCCAACAGGCGGAACACCAGGTAAAAGACGGTCTGGTAATAGCGCTCCTGGGGCATCTGGATGTCATAGGGGATGCTGGCGAAGAAGGCGCGCAGGATGGCGAAGGCCTGATCGAAATCGGCCGCCTGCAGCGCCTCACGCAGCCGCCACAACTCCGCGCCGGCCGCGCCGATGTCAGATGGTGTGAACGCAGCCAGCAGGTAGGTCAGGAAGGCGTGCTCGACTTCGTAATTGGGGTAGCCCAGGCGATAGAGGCGGCTGGTCGGATCGTAGCGCTTGATGGTCAGGTAGCCGGTCTGGTAGAGCAGCGGCACCACCGGCAGCTCATCCAGCTCGTAGGCGCTGAAGGCCAGGTCGCTTGAGTCGAGGTTGCCCAGCTCGCGCACGTCGTAGCCGCGCTGCTCGATCAACTTGATCAGGAAGGTCGGCGTGCCCGTGTCGAACCAGAAATTGCCGAATCGCTTCTGGCTGAGCATGAGCCACAAGGAGAAGGGGTTGTAGACCGATTGGCAATCGGCCGCAAAGCAGAAACCGTTGTACCAGTTGCGCACCTGCGCCAGCAGCGCATCGAAGGCAACCTGTTCCTGATCGGCCATTTGCGCC from Candidatus Amarolinea dominans includes these protein-coding regions:
- a CDS encoding N-6 DNA methylase; the encoded protein is MPQRLNCKPYLQTLAEIARRGDAREESFYPALSALLTAAAQAAGRTDTHVTTLPRPTDAGNPDFRIWNGVDRIIGYIEAKKPTEEHLDLIEGSEQLCRYRATFPNLILTNFLEFRLYRDGQRVESALLGRPVVLNQLRMVPPAENAGALAGLLDRFLDFSLPRTFSAESLAVELAGRTRFLRDIVARQLAEERDAPGPLTGFFEAFQQFLIGGLTPEDFADLYAQTITYGLFAARVRSHEPFSRRAAFDRIPRTIGVLRDLFRFISLGDLPTELAWIVDDIAAVLAAADAPGILAAYFRDGKGSDPIVHFYETFLAAYDPAERERQGVYYTPEPVVSYIVRSLHSLLKTEFGKADGLASDDVTLLDPAAGTMTFVARAAQEAVREFEGKYGAGAREMFIRNHVLRDFYAFELMMAPYAVGHLKMSFFLEELGHRLADDERVRFYLTNTLDMAELAQSRLPGFSALAEESRLAGQVKRQTPVLVILGNPPYSYASPNRSAWITDQINAYKQVDGQPLGEKNPRGLQDDYVKFLRFAQWKVEQAGRGVVGMITNHGYLDNPTFRGMRQSLLRTFDEIYVLDLHGNVLKRERAPGGGVDENVFDIRQGVAIVFFVKRGDQSKREAHIHHADLWGLRPSKYTWLEDHDVTNTIWQQITSVSPFYLLTPRDETGLAPYNAFTSITDLFPIKNVGLYTARDHLTIHWDQQEIWRAVTTFVQLAPELSRSAFRLGDDTSDWKVALAQKDLLDSGPTREKVLPLLYRPFDIRYTYYTGRSGGFICRPRADIMRHILAQENVALVTCRQLASLPWCHAMVSQIATDNCAVSNRTRERGYIFPLYLYSAADRRDLFSHLETVERHPNLNPQIVAALAAAHGRGPTPEAIFHYVYAVLYAPTYRARYAGFLRLDFPRIPLTADRELFDALAALGGRLVELHLLRSPELDPPLARFEGAGDGRVAKGKGLHYDPDAGRVAINAGQHFAPVPPEVWQYQVGGYQVCHKWLKDRAERQLSLAEVRTYCRIVTALARTIEVQRAIDAVYGAVEDSALARLA
- a CDS encoding nitrogen fixation protein NifH, encoding MTGHTLLKADPLPWLLAENGPGVRYLALRDLLDRPADDPQLAEARRAAHRAGPIAAVLAQMDAAGFWAEPGPGYYPKYRGSVWAVILLAQLGAASSEDERIGRACAYLLDHALTPGGQFSVNGAPSGTADCLQGNLCWALLELGCADSRLEAAFDWLARSVTGEGIAPLEEKSAPVRYYAGKCGPDFACGSNNKLPCAWGAVKVMLALGRWPAARRTPAMERAIGRGIAFLLGTDPALAGYPNGWAEKPSSNWWKFGFPVFYVTDLLQNVEALVALGYGHDPRLAHAFDVIHSKQDAAGRWPLEYDYAGKTWTDFGAKKQPNPWVTLRALRASKTASRGSGHHAPPA
- a CDS encoding AAA family ATPase, which codes for MDLSLYRAENAEHLKLVLAEMLGELGERAGIALGPGDHLKRLRELVWRLAGDGRVVILVDEYDKPLLDHLDDLAEARRVREVLRGFYGVIKGMDAHIRFVMLTGVSKFSKVGVFSGLNNLEDISLDTRFATLLGVTEAELLDHATGYLAQMADQEQVAFDALLAQVRNWYNGFCFAADCQSVYNPFSLWLMLSQKRFGNFWFDTGTPTFLIKLIEQRGYDVRELGNLDSSDLAFSAYELDELPVVPLLYQTGYLTIKRYDPTSRLYRLGYPNYEVEHAFLTYLLAAFTPSDIGAAGAELWRLREALQAADFDQAFAILRAFFASIPYDIQMPQERYYQTVFYLVFRLLGLQTGVEVRSSRGQADAIVELAEGVFIFEFKLEGTPADALAQIRRQGYAEPYLGNLKPVYLIGVRFDLAQRTIAGWEMARN